A region of Verrucomicrobiia bacterium DNA encodes the following proteins:
- the gcvH gene encoding glycine cleavage system protein GcvH: MSNVPSDLRYAKSHEWVRLIDGEAVVGITDHAQQELTDIVFVELPAPGRQLKAGEACAVVESVKTASDIYAPVSGEVVAVNEALPGNPGLVNSVPYGDGWFFRVRLSAPGEASALLSPEQYGEQIGG, encoded by the coding sequence ATGTCGAACGTGCCGAGCGATCTCCGATACGCCAAGTCCCACGAGTGGGTGCGCCTGATCGATGGGGAGGCGGTGGTGGGGATCACCGACCATGCACAGCAGGAGTTGACGGACATCGTTTTTGTCGAGTTACCCGCACCGGGACGGCAGCTCAAGGCGGGTGAGGCCTGTGCGGTGGTGGAGTCGGTGAAGACCGCGAGCGACATTTACGCCCCGGTGAGCGGGGAGGTGGTGGCGGTCAACGAGGCGTTGCCGGGGAATCCGGGGCTCGTGAACTCGGTGCCATATGGAGACGGTTGGTTCTTCCGGGTCCGGCTCAGTGCTCCCGGCGAGGCGTCGGCCCTGCTGTCGCCGGAACAGTACGGAGAGCAGATCGGCGGGTAG
- the katG gene encoding catalase/peroxidase HPI, with product MSTEAKCPFHHVAGGGTKNHDWWPNHLKVELLHQHSSRSNPMGEGFDYGKAFKSLDLAAVKTDLAALMTDSQEWWPADFGHYGPLFIRMAWHSAGTYRTGDGRGGGGRGQQRFAPLNSWPDNVSLDKARRLLWPIKQKYGRKISWADLMILAGNVALETMGFKTFGFAGGREDTWEPDHDVYWGAETTWLGDKRYTGDRNLENPLAAVQMGLIYVNPEGPNGNPDPVAAARDIRETFARMAMNDEETVALIAGGHTFGKTHGAGPASHVGPDPEAAGLEEQGLGWKSSFGTGKGGHAITSGLEVTWTSTPTRWGSGFLENLFGYEWELTKSPAGAHQWTPKNGAGAGTVPDAHDPSKRIAPAMLTTDLSLRFDPVYEKISRRFLENPDQFADAFARAWFKLTHRDMGPRARYLGPEVPAEELLWQDPIPAVNHPLVEAQDIVSLKARILASGLTVSELVSTAWASASTFRGSDKRGGANGARIRLAPQKDWAVNQPARLAKVLQTLEGIQSAFNGTQSGGKRISLADLIVLAGCAGVEQAARNGGVEVTVPFRPGRMDAAQEQTDTESFAVLEPIADGFRNYLKGRYSVPAEVLLIDKAQLLTLTAPELTVLVGGMRVLNTNHGGTSHGVFTQRPEALTHDFFVHLLDMGTEWKPVTPDADLFEGRDRQTGNVRWTGTRVDLVFGSNSQLRAFAEVYGGSDAQTQFVHDFVAAWDKVMNLDRFD from the coding sequence ATGTCAACCGAAGCGAAATGTCCGTTCCATCACGTTGCCGGAGGCGGCACGAAGAACCATGACTGGTGGCCGAACCATCTGAAGGTCGAACTGCTGCACCAGCATTCCAGCCGGTCGAACCCCATGGGGGAGGGCTTCGACTATGGGAAGGCGTTCAAGAGCCTGGACCTGGCGGCAGTGAAGACGGATCTCGCGGCGCTGATGACCGACTCCCAGGAGTGGTGGCCGGCGGATTTCGGGCATTACGGGCCGCTGTTCATCCGGATGGCGTGGCACAGCGCGGGAACGTACCGAACGGGCGACGGGCGTGGCGGTGGCGGCCGGGGGCAGCAGCGGTTCGCGCCGCTCAACAGCTGGCCGGACAATGTGAGTCTCGACAAGGCCCGTCGGTTGCTCTGGCCGATCAAGCAGAAGTACGGCCGGAAGATCTCCTGGGCGGACCTGATGATCCTGGCGGGGAACGTCGCGCTCGAGACGATGGGCTTCAAGACGTTCGGATTTGCGGGCGGACGGGAGGACACCTGGGAACCGGACCATGACGTTTACTGGGGCGCGGAGACGACCTGGCTGGGGGACAAGCGATACACGGGGGATCGAAACCTTGAGAACCCGCTGGCCGCGGTGCAGATGGGCCTGATCTATGTCAATCCCGAGGGACCCAACGGCAACCCGGATCCGGTGGCGGCGGCGCGCGACATCCGGGAGACCTTCGCGCGGATGGCGATGAACGACGAGGAGACGGTGGCCCTCATCGCCGGGGGGCACACCTTCGGCAAGACCCATGGTGCCGGTCCGGCGTCGCATGTGGGGCCTGATCCAGAGGCTGCGGGACTTGAGGAACAGGGTCTGGGTTGGAAGAGCAGCTTCGGCACGGGAAAGGGCGGCCACGCGATCACCAGCGGGTTGGAGGTCACCTGGACCTCGACGCCGACCCGATGGGGCAGCGGTTTCCTGGAGAACCTGTTCGGATACGAATGGGAACTGACCAAGAGCCCGGCGGGGGCGCATCAGTGGACGCCGAAGAACGGCGCGGGGGCGGGCACGGTGCCGGACGCGCATGATCCTTCGAAGCGGATCGCGCCGGCCATGCTGACCACGGATCTCTCGCTCCGGTTCGATCCGGTGTACGAGAAGATTTCGCGGCGGTTTCTGGAGAACCCGGATCAGTTCGCCGATGCCTTTGCGCGGGCCTGGTTCAAGCTGACCCACCGCGACATGGGCCCTCGGGCCCGGTATCTCGGGCCCGAGGTGCCGGCCGAGGAGCTGCTCTGGCAGGATCCGATTCCCGCGGTCAACCATCCCCTGGTCGAGGCGCAGGACATCGTTTCCCTGAAGGCCAGGATCCTCGCCTCCGGGCTGACGGTTTCGGAATTGGTATCGACCGCCTGGGCGTCGGCCTCGACGTTCCGCGGCTCGGACAAGCGCGGCGGCGCGAACGGCGCCCGGATTCGTCTGGCCCCGCAGAAGGACTGGGCCGTCAACCAGCCGGCCCGGCTGGCCAAAGTCCTCCAGACGCTGGAGGGCATCCAGAGTGCCTTCAACGGCACGCAGTCCGGTGGCAAGAGGATCTCGCTGGCCGACCTGATCGTGCTGGCGGGTTGCGCGGGGGTTGAGCAGGCGGCCAGGAACGGCGGGGTCGAGGTGACGGTGCCCTTCCGGCCGGGTCGCATGGATGCGGCCCAGGAACAGACCGACACGGAATCCTTTGCGGTTCTTGAACCCATCGCGGACGGGTTTCGCAATTATCTGAAGGGCAGGTACAGCGTGCCGGCCGAGGTGCTCCTGATTGACAAGGCGCAGTTGCTGACGCTGACGGCGCCGGAACTGACCGTCCTGGTGGGCGGGATGCGGGTGCTCAACACCAACCATGGCGGGACTTCGCATGGGGTTTTCACCCAGCGCCCGGAGGCGCTGACCCACGACTTCTTCGTCCATCTGCTCGACATGGGGACGGAATGGAAACCGGTCACTCCGGACGCCGACCTTTTCGAAGGCCGGGATCGCCAGACAGGGAACGTACGGTGGACCGGCACGCGGGTGGACCTGGTCTTCGGTTCCAACTCCCAGTTGCGGGCCTTCGCGGAGGTGTATGGAGGTTCCGACGCGCAGACCCAGTTCGTTCACGACTTTGTGGCGGCCTGGGACAAGGTGATGAACCTGGACCGGTTCGACTGA
- the rnc gene encoding ribonuclease III: MGTAATLAQSGSVQPDRDEIRVRWDALEDLEALLGHRFRDRALLDLALTHPSVTHDLGPGTPHNQRLEFLGDAVLQLVLTLELYEKFPDLGEGPLTQARAEMVNRRTLAAQSAAMGVGRFLRLSRSEETTGGRDRASTLADAFEAVVGSIFLDGGLDSARQFVLPRFREAFGQLEALPSLHNPKGELQELLQAESAEAPSYQLISMTGPDHDRVFECAVSYRGETLGQGLGKTKKAAESEAALQALLRLRTGGQSGHDPTPNPDPVPPPAA, from the coding sequence ATGGGAACCGCGGCCACCCTCGCCCAATCCGGTTCTGTGCAACCGGACCGGGACGAGATCCGGGTCCGCTGGGATGCGCTTGAGGACCTCGAGGCCCTGCTGGGTCACCGCTTCCGGGACCGCGCCCTTCTCGATCTTGCCCTCACCCATCCCTCAGTCACCCACGACCTCGGTCCCGGCACTCCCCATAATCAGCGACTCGAATTCCTTGGGGACGCCGTCCTGCAGCTCGTCCTGACGCTGGAATTGTACGAGAAGTTCCCCGATCTCGGTGAAGGGCCGCTGACCCAGGCGCGGGCGGAAATGGTGAATCGCCGCACCCTCGCGGCGCAGAGCGCGGCCATGGGGGTCGGCCGCTTTTTACGCCTCAGCCGCTCCGAGGAAACCACCGGAGGACGGGATCGCGCCTCGACGCTGGCGGACGCCTTCGAGGCGGTGGTGGGGTCGATATTCCTCGACGGCGGGCTCGACTCCGCCCGCCAGTTTGTCCTGCCCAGGTTTCGGGAGGCGTTTGGGCAACTCGAGGCCCTGCCCAGCCTTCACAATCCGAAAGGCGAACTGCAGGAACTCCTCCAAGCCGAATCCGCGGAGGCCCCTTCCTATCAGTTGATCTCAATGACCGGTCCTGACCATGACCGCGTCTTCGAATGCGCTGTCAGTTACCGGGGCGAAACCCTTGGACAGGGTTTGGGCAAGACCAAGAAAGCGGCGGAATCCGAGGCCGCCCTGCAGGCGCTCCTCCGGTTGCGCACCGGTGGTCAATCCGGCCACGATCCAACCCCCAATCCAGACCCCGTACCGCCGCCAGCAGCCTGA
- a CDS encoding STAS domain-containing protein, translated as MQIDLANEVVRVGGLEALSGGSVPLFKEGVKSKLLPEHRVVEVDLSQVRLVDSEGLGALIAIRRLIAAQGGKVRLLYPRPSVQQTFDLVQFERIFEIVH; from the coding sequence ATGCAAATCGATCTCGCGAACGAGGTGGTCCGGGTAGGCGGTTTGGAGGCGTTATCCGGCGGCTCTGTGCCGCTTTTCAAGGAGGGTGTGAAGTCGAAGCTCCTGCCCGAACACCGGGTGGTCGAGGTGGATTTGAGTCAGGTGCGACTGGTGGACAGCGAGGGGCTCGGCGCATTGATCGCGATCCGCCGGCTGATTGCCGCCCAGGGAGGCAAGGTGCGGCTGTTGTACCCGCGTCCGAGCGTGCAGCAGACATTCGACCTGGTGCAGTTCGAAAGGATCTTCGAAATCGTGCATTGA
- a CDS encoding DUF2062 domain-containing protein, translated as MLRRLGIRLERRFLYRTIRFFRIRGESEKVARGFAIGMVVNFFPTFGFGVFVSGFIARFFGGNVLSGIAGGATLTFVWPLLFYLNIRAGSLFLRPSVRVVDLEDVTEKTVNALVWGQTFLLGAVINSLLVGLVIYVLLRLLYERTRPVALAYFRRHAQDHQLRLRRHAAILSKARRTGPDEPAASG; from the coding sequence GTGCTTCGTCGCCTCGGTATCCGACTCGAACGCCGCTTCCTCTACCGGACCATCCGGTTCTTCCGCATTCGCGGGGAGAGTGAGAAAGTGGCGCGCGGATTCGCCATCGGCATGGTGGTCAACTTCTTCCCCACCTTCGGCTTCGGCGTCTTCGTGTCCGGGTTCATCGCCCGGTTCTTTGGCGGCAACGTCCTCTCGGGAATCGCCGGCGGGGCCACTCTCACCTTCGTCTGGCCCCTGCTCTTCTACCTCAATATCCGCGCCGGCAGCTTGTTCCTTCGTCCGTCGGTCCGCGTCGTGGACCTGGAGGACGTCACCGAGAAGACCGTCAACGCCCTGGTCTGGGGCCAGACCTTCCTGCTGGGGGCCGTCATCAACAGCCTCCTGGTCGGCCTGGTCATCTATGTCCTGCTCCGGTTGCTCTACGAGCGCACCCGCCCGGTCGCCCTTGCCTACTTCCGGCGGCATGCCCAGGACCATCAGCTCCGCCTGCGCCGCCACGCGGCGATCCTTTCCAAGGCCCGTCGCACTGGACCCGACGAACCGGCCGCCTCGGGTTGA
- a CDS encoding glycosyltransferase family 2 protein codes for MTLPSLSVVVPNYNHGHSLPACLDALLAQSVPPDEIVVIDDGSTDDSRTVIADYARRHPCIRPEANPANRGVVFTMNRGLELARGDYLHFASADDMVLPGLFERSLTLLAAHPRAALSCSASRWSDMDSGMTWSMAAGLAQEPGYLDPDRLVALERAGRLMIVSHSALLKAGVVREFGGFLPDLRWHCDWFLTYAAAFRHGLCYRPEVLSQVHLHGSSYYGSGRRRTEHDAVMTRLLELLHEERFGDVARRIRESGALSLHAIPMLRAMLRQPAHRDFLTARFLRKCLWRQAQVLARRHFPTWLARACIRLFLRPTPSR; via the coding sequence GTGACCCTCCCCTCCCTCTCGGTCGTCGTTCCCAACTACAATCACGGCCATTCCCTGCCGGCCTGCCTCGACGCCCTCCTCGCCCAGTCCGTTCCGCCCGACGAAATCGTGGTCATCGATGACGGCTCCACCGACGACAGCCGAACCGTGATCGCCGATTACGCGCGTCGCCATCCGTGCATCCGTCCCGAAGCCAACCCGGCGAACCGCGGCGTGGTCTTTACCATGAATCGCGGGCTCGAACTCGCCCGGGGCGACTACCTCCACTTCGCCAGCGCGGATGACATGGTCCTGCCCGGCCTGTTCGAACGTTCCCTTACCTTGCTGGCCGCCCATCCCCGGGCTGCCCTCAGTTGCTCGGCCAGCCGCTGGAGCGACATGGACAGCGGGATGACCTGGTCCATGGCTGCCGGACTCGCCCAGGAACCGGGTTACCTCGATCCCGACCGTCTGGTCGCCCTCGAACGCGCCGGCCGCCTCATGATCGTCAGCCACAGCGCCCTGCTCAAAGCCGGGGTCGTCCGCGAATTCGGCGGGTTCCTCCCGGATCTCCGCTGGCATTGCGACTGGTTCCTGACCTACGCCGCCGCCTTCCGGCATGGCCTCTGTTACCGCCCGGAAGTCCTCTCCCAGGTCCATCTCCACGGCTCCTCCTACTACGGATCCGGGCGGCGCCGGACCGAACACGACGCCGTCATGACCCGCCTCCTCGAATTGCTGCATGAAGAGCGATTTGGCGACGTCGCCCGGCGCATCCGTGAAAGCGGCGCCCTGTCGCTCCACGCCATCCCCATGCTCCGTGCCATGCTCCGCCAGCCCGCCCATCGCGATTTCCTCACCGCCCGCTTCCTCCGCAAATGCCTCTGGCGGCAAGCCCAGGTCCTGGCCCGACGCCACTTCCCGACCTGGCTCGCGCGCGCCTGCATCCGGCTTTTCCTGCGCCCCACCCCTTCCCGCTGA
- a CDS encoding Gfo/Idh/MocA family oxidoreductase translates to MKPFQIQVSRRNFLKAAAAGAGIPLWYLHECEGLAATPARPGPNDRPGIGLIGCGGQGRGVCNGARRYGQVIAVADVDVNQAGAARKQFEAEHQYEDFRKLIERDDIHVIINGAPDHWHTMINVAAARAGKDIYSEKPLTLTVDEGKFLVREVRQHERILQVGSQQRSDRRFRLACELVRNGRIGKLQHMIVGLPTGPREGPFARQPVPAGLNWDYYLGPTPFVDFNGRNHHWNFRWWYQFSGGQMTDWGAHHNDIAQWGNGTDRSGPVEVDGRSLVDMIPGGYDAAARYRIECRYANGVTMTILDENTPHERGVVGGGEKSPNGVQFLGSDGWIFVSRGELRASDPEMIETPLPANAVRLYASDNHIGNFFDGIRTRKEPICDAEIGHRSISIAHLGVISIRLGRRLEWNPEKEEIVGDAEANGWLSRPMRRPYDWDFIG, encoded by the coding sequence ATGAAGCCTTTCCAGATCCAGGTCAGTCGCCGGAATTTCCTCAAGGCGGCAGCGGCCGGCGCCGGCATCCCGCTGTGGTACCTCCACGAGTGCGAAGGTCTGGCGGCGACCCCCGCCAGACCGGGCCCGAACGACCGCCCGGGAATCGGGCTGATCGGCTGCGGCGGGCAGGGTCGCGGGGTGTGCAATGGGGCACGGCGGTACGGGCAGGTTATTGCGGTGGCCGATGTGGACGTGAACCAGGCGGGGGCGGCCCGGAAGCAGTTCGAGGCGGAGCACCAGTACGAGGATTTCCGGAAGTTGATCGAGCGGGACGACATCCATGTGATCATCAATGGCGCGCCGGACCACTGGCACACCATGATCAACGTGGCGGCCGCACGGGCGGGGAAGGACATCTACTCCGAGAAGCCGCTGACCCTGACGGTGGACGAGGGGAAGTTCCTGGTCCGGGAGGTGCGCCAACACGAGCGGATCCTGCAGGTGGGCAGTCAGCAGCGGAGCGACCGCCGTTTCCGCCTCGCCTGCGAACTGGTTCGCAACGGCCGGATCGGCAAGTTGCAGCACATGATTGTCGGGCTGCCCACCGGTCCTCGGGAAGGTCCGTTCGCGCGGCAGCCGGTGCCGGCAGGTCTCAACTGGGACTACTACCTGGGTCCGACGCCGTTCGTGGACTTCAACGGGCGCAACCACCACTGGAACTTCCGCTGGTGGTACCAGTTCTCGGGCGGTCAGATGACCGACTGGGGGGCTCACCACAACGACATCGCGCAGTGGGGCAACGGCACCGACCGTTCCGGTCCGGTCGAGGTGGACGGGAGATCCCTGGTGGACATGATCCCGGGCGGGTACGACGCCGCGGCGCGGTACCGGATCGAGTGCCGGTATGCAAACGGTGTCACCATGACCATTCTCGACGAAAACACGCCCCATGAGCGCGGCGTGGTGGGGGGCGGCGAGAAGTCGCCCAACGGGGTGCAGTTCCTCGGGAGCGACGGCTGGATCTTTGTGAGTCGCGGTGAACTGCGTGCCAGCGATCCGGAAATGATCGAGACGCCCCTGCCGGCCAATGCCGTTCGCCTCTACGCTTCGGACAACCACATCGGAAACTTCTTCGACGGGATCCGCACGCGGAAAGAACCGATCTGCGACGCCGAGATCGGGCACCGTTCCATCTCAATCGCACACCTCGGCGTGATCAGCATCCGCCTGGGCCGCCGGCTGGAGTGGAATCCGGAAAAGGAGGAGATCGTGGGTGATGCCGAAGCCAACGGATGGCTCAGCCGGCCGATGCGGCGCCCTTACGACTGGGATTTCATCGGCTGA